The stretch of DNA AAAAAGCGGAATATAACGGCCCATCGCCGTTTCGTCTACGCAGCGTTCGTGACGACTTCGCTTTTCCTTGTCACCTATGTGGCATTCCATTATTTGGCCTCCTCAACTTCATACGGCGGGGAAGGGATTTTGGCAGCGATCTATTATTTTGTGTTGATCACCCATATTCTATTGGCCGCAGCCATCGTGCCATTGGCGTTGACAAGCGTCGCCCGTGCCTGGAACCGGGAGTATGAGCGGCACCGGAAAATCGTGCGCTGGACGATGCCGATTTGGCTGTATGTCAGTTTTACCGGTGTTCTCGTCTATGTTTTAATCTCTCCTTATTATTGATGCCGAATCAGCCGCTATCCAGTGGCTGGTTTTTTATTTCAATCGGATGACGTTTGTTACGACTGTTACGAATGGCCGAATGGTGTTTAGATCACGCGTTCCGGGATAAACATAGAGTGTAAGAAATAACATAAAAAAAGGAGAGATTCATACTATGGCACGAAACAATGATAACGACCAAAACCGTGGGAAAATGTCTCTAGAAGAAGCAGGCCGCAAAGGTGGCGAAGCGACTGCGAAAAACCATGACCGTGAATTTTACGAAGAAATCGGTCGTAAAGGCGGCGAAGCCCGGGCGCGCCAAAACGACAATGATAACAACAATGGCAAGATGAGCCAAGAGGAGGCGGGCCGCAAAGGCGGCGAAGCCCGTGCCCGGCAAAGGGACGACAAATAAATGACATCGCCAAACAGCTGAAGCGAGTTCCCCCCGCTTCGGCTGTTTTTTTACGCTCACCTTTCAATCTATTTCCAGGTTGCTAAACAGCTAATTAGGGGTAAAACAAGAGTAACTAGAAGTAGAGGAGGTAGGGTAGTGTGGAATATCTCACCAATGGAGCAAAATTGATCATCGGATTATTGGCATTCATCATCGTGCTCCGCTTGTTGGGGAAGAAGCATCTTGCTGAAATGACCCCTTATGATATTATCTATCTTCTCATGTTTGGTGGAATCCTTGAGGAGACGTTATACGATCCGAAAATCACCATTCCGATGTTCTTATTCTCGCTGGCCGTCTGGGCGGTGGCGATTTATCTTGTCGAAAAACTCGTCGTCCGCTCCAATACATTACGAATCTGGATCAAAGGCTCGCCCGACAAACTCATTGCGGACGGCAAAATCAATAAAAATCTGCTGGAGAAAAACCAGTTGGAAATGGAACAGCTGCGGACGATGCTTCGCCAGCAAGGCATCTTCTCGTTGCGCGAAGTCCGTGATTTATACATCGAGCCCGGAGGTGATATCTCCATCAATCCATACGCCGCCTACCAACCCGTCACTCTCCAAGATTTGAATATCGAAAAAGCGGAAGAGGAACCGTCCGTCCTGTTAGTGGATGAGGGGGAAATCAAGCCGGAAGTGCTCGAGTTCATCGGAAAAACGGAGGACTGGCTGCGGAGCGAATTGCAGAAATTAGGTCACAGGGCAGTGCGATTTTATATTGCGAATGGTCGTCCACCGAAGGCTTTTTCATCCGGACTTATGAACAAACGACAAATTTTGACTGATCCACTACGCGAGGGAATGAAGCATCCGCTTTGTTCCCTCGTATTTGTGCTTCATTGCTAAGATGGACGCTTTTTTGGACCTTTCGTCTTTACAGTTCCTGATAAGCCTTCTGGTATTTGCCCCCGTCTTTCACTTCCGAATGATAAATTGCTTTCAAGGCGAAGCTCTTCTCCATCTCGAATTCTTTCATCACCTGTTTTAACCGTTTCGTTAATTCGGGCTCATTTTTCACAAGCTGCTCCATTTTGACTTTGCTATACTGCATCCCCGGTCTCCTCCTCGTATCAATAGTTCAATCAGTATAACATGATTCCCAATCAATGAAAAAATTGAACAGCCTTCTATGGAATTCTTTCCATAATAAAACCGCCCACCTGATGAGTGAGCGGTTCTGTAATAAGTTTTATTCAGACAAGCGGTCGATCGATATCAGTCGGGCGGCGATAATCTCCATCAACTAGAACGAGAATCTTTCCTTCATTGAAATAATCATCATACCGATGTGCTTCCTCTTCTGGAATACCCATTCCGATCAACGCTCCAGCCAATCCACCGACTCCGGCTCCGGCAGCTGCGCCGGTGATTCCGGCGACAATCGGCCCGGCTGCCACAATCGGCCCGATTCCCGGGATTGCCAAAGCGCCGAGTCCTGCCAGCACACCGCCTAGGCCGCCGAGAACACCGCCTGTTGCGGCACCCGTTGCCGCGCCGTCCGCAGCATGCGTTCCGGTCTCTTCTGCAATATGATCAACATTTTCGCTATGCTTGCTGACGACCGAGATTTCATCAGAAGTGTACCCTTGCCTTTTCAAATCTTCGATCGCTGCAATCGCTTCTGTTTCTGTATTATAGTAACCTACTACATGTCGTTGTACCATTTCTATCGCCTCCTGAAAATTTGTCTAGTGTAACTACTCTAGAAAATACCCCACCCACTCAATCTGAAACATTTACGCATTCCTATGCCGTCCACTATGAAGTGAACGGCACGAGTTATTTTAATAGCGTGCCCGAAGGTGAATTTAACCGTACCCCGAAAGAAGTCTCCTTCTTCCGGTAAGGGGGGAGATGAATTTCGGTTGGCGGTAGCACGGGGCAAGTCACTTGTCAAAATCGACATATGGTTCCCCTCATCCAAGACGTGTTCGGATTGCGGCCACATGAAAGACACATTGCCTCTTTCGGAACGGACCTTCTCCTGTGAATGCGGGTTTGTCCTGGATCGGGATTGGAATGCAGCCATCAACATCAAGCGGGAGGGCATCCCGCTGATTAGTCTTACCTGAAACAAAAGAACTCTTGGGACAAGAGGGTTAGCCCGGTCTGTTTTCGTCGGCTGCAAAAGCGGCGATAAGTCGGGAAGCCCCCATTTCAAACGCAAAGCGTTAAGTGGTGGGTAGTTCACTACGTATACATTACAGCGGTAACGAAAAAAATGTCCGGAGGCAATCGCCTTTTCGGACATTTTACATTCGGGTTAGTAACAATGCACTTCGGCAAATCGTTTCCGCTTGGAGGAAGAAGGTATGTTCAGCTCGTTCCGATATTTGGCAATGACTCGCCGGGAAGGAGAGACCTTCTCCTGTTTTTCAATCAGGGAGACGAGATCTTGGTCGGAATACGGTTTGGATTTGTCCTCTGCGTCAATGAGCTTCCGGATCAAATCCTTCAGATAGGAAGAGGAGACTTCCCCGCTAGTTGCATCGTTTGCGCCGAGGCCTGCCGTGAAGAAGTATTTCAATTCAAACACCCCAAGCGGCGTATCCATGTATTTATTCGTCGTAATCCGGCTGATGGTCGATTCATGGACTCCAATTTCATCCGCTACCTGCTTCAACGTCATCGGCTTCAATGCTTTCAGCCCTTCATAAAAGAAGTCTTTCTGATGCTCCACGATAGCCTTCGCCACTTTATACAAAGTGGAGTGCCGCTGGGCCAGGCTTTGCTGGATCCGTTTCACCTCTTCGTACTTTTCCTTGAGATAGGCATAGTCTATTGATTGCTTGTCTTGCAGCAGGGCCAGATAACCGCTGTTTAAATTTACTTTCGGGATACAATCGTCATTCAGGATGACCGATAGCCCGTTCGGCTCTTTCAGTACATAGACTTCCGGCACAATATAGTTCGTAATGTCACTATTATATTTTGCGCCCGGACGCGGATCCAATGTCTGAATCAAATCATGTATATACTGAATGTCCTGCAACGTCACCTTCTGTTTCCTCGCAATGTCATTCCATCTGCGGGTTGAATACTCATCAAAATGTTCTGCTATGATACGCTCCGCCAGCGGGTTCCGCTCCGGTAACTTCCTTAATTGCAGTTGGATACATTCCTGGATCGATCGGGCACCGACCCCCGCCGGCTCCAATTCCTGGATGAGCCGAAGAATGTGTTCACCCTCCTCCGCTGAAATCTTCAATTCCATGCAAAGTTCATCCAATGGTGCCGCCAAATAGCCATTTTCATCAATAGAATATATGAAATTCCGAATCCCTGCCTTGACCGATTCGGGATATGGGGTCAATCCGGCTTGGTATAACAAGTAGTCTTGCAATGTTTTCCTCTCCAAATTTAGATGATCGATTGGAGAGAAATCATTCGTCTCCGAGCTGCTCTTGCTACTCGTACGCAATGTAGAACGCTCAATGATCGTATCTTTGGATGAGGTGGATTCCAAGTCGATCAGAGGATTGCTGATCGCTTGTTCATATATGTAATCGGATAGCTCCAACACGGAATGTTGCAAGAGCGAAATGGCGGTCCGTAATTCCGTCGTCATCACGAGTTGGGTCGTCTGTTTTTGCATTAAACCGACATTCATTTGCAAAGGTTTCTCCACCTTTCTAATTGTAAACGTTTTCAAATGTGGGCAAACAAGGAGTATGTATTTGAGTTCATCTATAGTTTGATTAGATAGTAAATTCTGACTACTAATGTAGCACACTATGAAATGGCTCGTCAATGCTCCTTTTTCATTACAAGAGAAAGCATCAGATTAAAAAACTGCTCCTCCGATTGTTAGAATGAATCTAACAATTGGAGATGCAGTTTAAGTGAGGCCCGCCTTTATCACATTTTCGCAATCCGGACATTGCTGATCATCAAAAAGGATAGTAGCAGCATGAAGAGTATGAGCACGCCGTCCTGGACGTACGGATAGATGAAATAGCTCAACGTCAGCAGGACACCTGCTGCGGTGATGGGCAGTCCGCGGAACGCGCCATCGAATTCTTTCACATTGTAGCGGGCAAGGCGGACAGCCCCTGCCAAAATGTAAAAGATGGTCACTGCGATACCGACCCAGAGCATGGCGGAAAAGGCCAGCTTGTAAATGAGCAAGGCTGGGGCAATCCCGAATGAGACGAGATCGCATAACGAGTCAAGCTCTTTGCCAAACTGGGATTCTGCATGGAAGTGCCTTGCTGCCATGCCATCGAAACGGTCGAACAACGCCGCCAGAAAGATGAAAACCAGGCTCTTGTGGCTAAGGTCGTTGATTATTAGTATAATAGCTATGATTCCGAAACTGAGATTGGTGAGTGTAATGGCATTCGCTAACTGCATCTTCATTTTTGATAAATAAAGATCCCATGCTTTTTGTAAAAACATAAGTTTCCTCCTTAAAGTGTAGTTCCATTATATTCCATAGAAAGCGAGGCACTGAACATGGTCCAACGAAAACTGTTCAAAGCATTTGTGGAGCTGACCGGACGTCCGCTCTCCTCTTCCATATTGAAAACTTTCACCCGTTCAAGTATAAGCCGCCCGCTCATCCAGCCGTTCTCCCGCTATTTTGAAGTTAACGAGAAAGAAATGGAACGGCCTCTCAATACGTACGATTCGCTGAATTCTTTCTTTACGCGAAATTTGAAAGAGGGCAGTAGGGTGATCGATCCTTCGCCGGATACGTTAGTTTCCCCTGTCGACGGCATCGTAAATGGAATGGGCACTGTCAATGAAGATCAGGAGTTCTATATTAAAGGTCAGCCGTATCAGCTAGCCGATATTTTCGGAAGCCGGCAAAAGGCGGGTCGCTATGCTGGCGGGTTTTTCTACATCCTTTATTTGTCGCCCAGCCATTATCATCATTTCCATTACCCGGTCGATGGCGACATCATTTCCCGCTATGCACTCGGCAATGTGTCCTATCCGGTGAATGAGCTCGGTCTTCAGTTGGGAGATCGACCGTTTGCGACGAACTACCGGCTCATTTCCGAAATGGAAACGAATTACGGCAATCTGGCAATCGTGAAAGTCGGCGCATTGAATGTCAACAGCGTCCAAATTCGGAATGCTTCCAAAGTTGCCGTGAAAGGGGAAGAGTTCGGCCATTTCTCTTTCGGTTCGACGGTCATTTTATTTCTGGAACCGCGTTCTGATTTCCAACCGCTCATCGAGGATAGGGCGGATGTAAAAGTAGGCCAACCGATTGGCCGTTGGATGCCAAAGGCTTAATCATGAAATCGGAGCCAACAAGAAAAGGAGTTGCATTCGGAAGGCTGAACTTGACTGCCCGATAGAACTCCTCGACCATTATATCTATGTTATTATACCACGATATTAATGATATCCGCAATTTGGAAATGTATCTTAAGCAATGGGGCAGATGCTTGTCTTTCCCTCTGTAAATATAGAAGAAACCCACTTGCATCGACGAGGCCACTGAAAAAGTCCACTTAAGAGGTCTTATGCTATAACTGTTGATTTCCGTTCCGAGCGGACGCTTTCCGTGGGGCGGGCGGTGAGCCTCCTCGTCGCTTCGCTCCTGCGGGGTCTCACCTGTCCCGCTAATCCCACAGGAGTCGCCGCTCTGCACTCCAATCAACGGGACTCACCCGCATATAAAGTAAAAAAACAGCGATCCAATTCCTTTCATCGAGGAATGGATCGCCGTTTTTATTGTATAATCAACCTATTAAATCCAGGTGGTGTCCCTGATGATCTCCAATCAAGAATCTCTGAACCTCAGTCCATATATGGCAATTTACGATATCGTCGTCCCAAAGGATAATATGCTTCGTCAAATAAACGAACTTGTTGATTTCACCTTCATTCTAGAAGAGTTGAGAAGTAAATATTGCTTGGATAATGGCCGCAACGCGGTGCCTCCGATTCGCATGTTTAAATATCTGCTGCTGAAGTCAATCTTCGACTTATCAGATGTTGATGTAGTTGAACGTTCGAAATATGACATGTCCTTTAAGTATTTCTTGGACATGGCTCCGGAAGATCCCGTCATCAATCCAAGTTCATTAACGAAATGCCGTAAATTGCGTCTTCAAGATGCAGGTTTAGTAGACATGCTTATTGATAAAACAGTTGAGATCGCACTGGAAGAAAATCTGATCAAAAGTAAAACCATCATCGTGGACGCGACGCATACAAAATCTCGATACAACCAAAAGTCACCCAAGGAATTTTTAATGGAGAAATCCAAAAATGTACGAAAAGCGGTCTATCAAATCGATGAGTCCATGAAAGAGAAATTCCCGCCTAAAACCACTTCTAACGAAGTGACAGATGAAATTGCCTACTGTCGGAAGGTCATCTCCGTCGTTGAAGGCGAAGTTCACATTGCCCGAATTCCAGCTGTCCAGGAAAAATTAAATGTGTTAAAAGAAGTAGTCGAAGATTATACAGAACAGCTTAATTACTCAACAGATCCAGACGCACGTGTCGGTCATAAAACGGCTGACTCCTCTTTCTTCGGCTATAAAACACATATCGCAATGAGCGATGAGCGACTCATTACCGCCGCAATTGTGACGACTGGTGAAAAAAGCGACGGTAAATATCTACAAGAATTGATTGAAAAAAGCCAAAAAACGGGTATGGAGATTGAAACGGTAATCGGAGATACCGCTTATTCGGAAAAAGATAATATCCTCTACACAAAAGAAAATGAGCTTGAATTGATATCGAAATTAAATCCCCAAATTACACATGGTGGCCGCACGAAAGAAGATGAATTTGAATTTAATAAGGATGCCGGAATGTATGTGTGTAAAGCTGGTCATTTGGCTATTCGCAAAGCGCGGACAGGCAAGAAAAACCAAGGAAAGAACCAAAAGCACACTTACTATTTTGACATTGAAAAATGTAAGGTATGTCCCCTCCGCGAGGGCTGTTATAAAGAGGGTGCCAAGAGTAAAACGTATTCCATCTCGATAAAATCGACAGAACACAAGGAGCAGGAAGCGTTTCAAAATAGCGATGGGTTTAAGATGAAAGCCAAATCCCGCTATAAGATCGAAGCGAAGA from Bacillus sp. OxB-1 encodes:
- a CDS encoding DUF420 domain-containing protein, with amino-acid sequence MINSSIHEKPFKKRNYKPFIVTVSVLLIGAIGVLSGMPGVEGFDAFDVTILPLMNAIFNSFTFIFLVAALIAIKKRNITAHRRFVYAAFVTTSLFLVTYVAFHYLASSTSYGGEGILAAIYYFVLITHILLAAAIVPLALTSVARAWNREYERHRKIVRWTMPIWLYVSFTGVLVYVLISPYY
- a CDS encoding KGG domain-containing protein, translated to MARNNDNDQNRGKMSLEEAGRKGGEATAKNHDREFYEEIGRKGGEARARQNDNDNNNGKMSQEEAGRKGGEARARQRDDK
- a CDS encoding DUF421 domain-containing protein, with product MEYLTNGAKLIIGLLAFIIVLRLLGKKHLAEMTPYDIIYLLMFGGILEETLYDPKITIPMFLFSLAVWAVAIYLVEKLVVRSNTLRIWIKGSPDKLIADGKINKNLLEKNQLEMEQLRTMLRQQGIFSLREVRDLYIEPGGDISINPYAAYQPVTLQDLNIEKAEEEPSVLLVDEGEIKPEVLEFIGKTEDWLRSELQKLGHRAVRFYIANGRPPKAFSSGLMNKRQILTDPLREGMKHPLCSLVFVLHC
- a CDS encoding general stress protein, yielding MVQRHVVGYYNTETEAIAAIEDLKRQGYTSDEISVVSKHSENVDHIAEETGTHAADGAATGAATGGVLGGLGGVLAGLGALAIPGIGPIVAAGPIVAGITGAAAGAGVGGLAGALIGMGIPEEEAHRYDDYFNEGKILVLVDGDYRRPTDIDRPLV
- the rpoN gene encoding RNA polymerase factor sigma-54, whose translation is MNVGLMQKQTTQLVMTTELRTAISLLQHSVLELSDYIYEQAISNPLIDLESTSSKDTIIERSTLRTSSKSSSETNDFSPIDHLNLERKTLQDYLLYQAGLTPYPESVKAGIRNFIYSIDENGYLAAPLDELCMELKISAEEGEHILRLIQELEPAGVGARSIQECIQLQLRKLPERNPLAERIIAEHFDEYSTRRWNDIARKQKVTLQDIQYIHDLIQTLDPRPGAKYNSDITNYIVPEVYVLKEPNGLSVILNDDCIPKVNLNSGYLALLQDKQSIDYAYLKEKYEEVKRIQQSLAQRHSTLYKVAKAIVEHQKDFFYEGLKALKPMTLKQVADEIGVHESTISRITTNKYMDTPLGVFELKYFFTAGLGANDATSGEVSSSYLKDLIRKLIDAEDKSKPYSDQDLVSLIEKQEKVSPSRRVIAKYRNELNIPSSSKRKRFAEVHCY
- the pssA gene encoding CDP-diacylglycerol--serine O-phosphatidyltransferase; this translates as MFLQKAWDLYLSKMKMQLANAITLTNLSFGIIAIILIINDLSHKSLVFIFLAALFDRFDGMAARHFHAESQFGKELDSLCDLVSFGIAPALLIYKLAFSAMLWVGIAVTIFYILAGAVRLARYNVKEFDGAFRGLPITAAGVLLTLSYFIYPYVQDGVLILFMLLLSFLMISNVRIAKM
- the asd gene encoding archaetidylserine decarboxylase (Phosphatidylserine decarboxylase is synthesized as a single chain precursor. Generation of the pyruvoyl active site from a Ser is coupled to cleavage of a Gly-Ser bond between the larger (beta) and smaller (alpha chains). It is an integral membrane protein.), whose product is MVQRKLFKAFVELTGRPLSSSILKTFTRSSISRPLIQPFSRYFEVNEKEMERPLNTYDSLNSFFTRNLKEGSRVIDPSPDTLVSPVDGIVNGMGTVNEDQEFYIKGQPYQLADIFGSRQKAGRYAGGFFYILYLSPSHYHHFHYPVDGDIISRYALGNVSYPVNELGLQLGDRPFATNYRLISEMETNYGNLAIVKVGALNVNSVQIRNASKVAVKGEEFGHFSFGSTVILFLEPRSDFQPLIEDRADVKVGQPIGRWMPKA
- a CDS encoding IS1182 family transposase codes for the protein MISNQESLNLSPYMAIYDIVVPKDNMLRQINELVDFTFILEELRSKYCLDNGRNAVPPIRMFKYLLLKSIFDLSDVDVVERSKYDMSFKYFLDMAPEDPVINPSSLTKCRKLRLQDAGLVDMLIDKTVEIALEENLIKSKTIIVDATHTKSRYNQKSPKEFLMEKSKNVRKAVYQIDESMKEKFPPKTTSNEVTDEIAYCRKVISVVEGEVHIARIPAVQEKLNVLKEVVEDYTEQLNYSTDPDARVGHKTADSSFFGYKTHIAMSDERLITAAIVTTGEKSDGKYLQELIEKSQKTGMEIETVIGDTAYSEKDNILYTKENELELISKLNPQITHGGRTKEDEFEFNKDAGMYVCKAGHLAIRKARTGKKNQGKNQKHTYYFDIEKCKVCPLREGCYKEGAKSKTYSISIKSTEHKEQEAFQNSDGFKMKAKSRYKIEAKNSELKQRHGYDVATSTGLFGMQMQGAMTIFAVNLKRIITLMKEAK